Genomic window (Rhododendron vialii isolate Sample 1 chromosome 4a, ASM3025357v1):
TGATGGACAAAGCAAAACAACAAGACCACCTTACGACGAGAACGAACACTTCTCCCTTGTCATCAATCCAATTTATAACTCTTTCCATCTCCCCTCCTTCCAAATTTGAATCATTCAATGCGTACTAACATTAaaacaacaaccaaaaaaaaattacctgctGGGTGCCAAAACCATAACACCAAAGATCGAAATCAAAATTGGAAAACCTTGCAGCTTCAGAGAGCTTCTGCATTACTGAGAAATGGAGCCACAAACATGGTATTGCAAACAGTAAAGTGTTTTTGAATACCTCGGTATCCGACCCAATGAACCAACTAATTCATGGGATCAATCCCACAGTTTACATTGGCAATTCATATGGTTGCATTGCTATGAATTGCGAGCCCATTCACCGTGTAGAACTGGAGTTGGGCTTGATGCCCCCTTCTTCCCTTAACATGCACATAAGCAATCTCATTGAGGACTACTGCAATTCTTGCCGTAAGTGAATGGCTCAACTGGAAGTCTGGTGAGCGCAGTCCAGTAATAAAATCGTTGCCCAAAATCATGTCGATTGGTCGGTTATATAGATTTCAGTACATCTCCGAGAACTAGCGCCCACTGGGTCCAATGGGTGCCACCCtgcaaaaattacaaaatatatgCATTTTTCAGGAGCAAATAGAATTTTCTTGAATTGGCAAAAGACCAAATAATTTCGGTAAATCGGTAAATGTTTTTTGAAACGAAAATCGGTCATTGTTGACTAATATGTCCTTGGCAATTCAAGGTTTCGACTTTCAAGATATCTGAAAAGAACAACCTCCAGTGCTTAGTCTCCATCAATGTGACTCACCTGACAATACACAGCATATGGCTCCCGTAGTGGTCCGTCGCATGAGAGTTCACTCGTACTACCATCAATGAAGGTTCCATCAGCGAAGATCACCTGAAACACAATTAGTTAATCACAAATATCAGGATGAGCCTTGGAAAAGCACACGATTAACTGATTACAACTAGCAATCCGTTTCCTACATATTAGGCGTGTTTTAGTGCTCCAATCACAATCCCTCAATGTCAAAACCAGATGCATTACTTGAACACATAAGCAGCATAAGTGAAATAAACCAGCAAGGGAGAATTTAAAATCTTTTGCAGCTCTGCCCCCCTCCTAGTAAAAAAGCCAACCGACTTCCATGTATTTTTTAATTCCATACTTCCTCAAAATATCACTTCGTTGTCAAAAGAATGAGAGAAAAAACAAGTAGTAAAAGGAAGAACTAACTGAGGACTATACGGCTCTGCCCCATACCAAAACAAAAGTGGAGGCAGCGGCATTGCAAGGAAGAGATACTGATACTAAAGCTGATAATGATAATGATAATGGAAGGAAGAGACGGGAATTGCTATCACATGGTGGTAGGTTTGTCCTACATGGATGTCACCGGCTAAACTAATGCTTGATAATCATGGGTTCATGGAGCAGTCAAAGGTAATCTCCAGTTGCCTCAACTTTATCAAGGATTCAGGGAATGCCCTTTGCACTGAGGATATACATTCAACATCTATTTCACAGGCATGCGGGTGGTTGGGGGTGAATTCCACCTACATTTCTTGTATTAATAATAATAGcaacaaggaaaaagaaacaaaagaaagagattgTGTAGGAAAAAAATCCAATGAAGAAAACTGAGATGATATTGAAGTCAAATGTAGCCAAACCTCGGATGCGTAGCCAGGAGTCGAACCAGCAATGGGCTTGGTAAAAGAACCAACTGGGGAGCTTCTCTGTACAGCTTCACAGAAAGCAAGGAGACACTCACGGCTTCCCAGCTCTACCGCCTGCAATGTACCATGCAGTAATTTGGTttcttttgctaaaattctTACTGACTAAATCGTAACAGATATTGAAAAGAGAGTTTGGACCAATAGTCAGTACCTAGTAAATTGGTACCCCTTACCATTTCATGAACGCATACAAAGAAAACCAGAAGGTCCAGAACAAAATGAATTGTTATTGGCTGATAGGTCCATTAGCAAACCAAAATCTAAAAAACAGCACTCAGCTAATTTTAATTCCTGAAGATGATGCTGAATATACAAACCTGCACTGTATCATGACGGGGTACCCGAGGAAGTGGTTGTACTTTATACCCTCTACTAGCCATGACTTCAGCAATCAGAAAGCCTCCCTTGTAACAGATAATAATACGAAAATCAACATAGTATGCTAGAGTAACAAAAGCCATCATAAGCTTAGAAGATGCAAAACTAATACCTTCATTGCTTCCCCAACCATTTGAGGTGAAAGGAACAAACCCTGAAAATATGCACGCATTACGTCACCAGGGGTCGAGCCACAGTCAATCCCAAGCCCTGGAGCAGATAGACGAGCAGCAGCTGCTTTGACCCATTTTTCCTTCCCTGCAACATATCCACCACATGGTGCAATGGTTCCACCAGGATTTTTTATTAAGCTACCAGCAATTAGATCTGCACCCTGCGCACCATTAACAGAAAGATTATCTCTTTTTACCAAACGGGAGAAACAAGAATGACGTCACATACCACCATAGGAGGTTCAATGGTCTCCACAAATTCGCCATAGCAGTTATCAACCATGACCACGCAGTTTGGGTTCTGCATCTATATAGAAACATTTTTGAGGACATTTAACAAGGTTGAAGTTCCAAGTATCTATGCTAAAGCAAAAACAAATGACAATAAAAGCATGTATGACTCCAGTAAGAGACTTTCAAAactacagaaaagaaaagaaaaactgagTTGATACCAGTAGATGAGTATGATGCATCCAATCATTAAGCAATTTTCAAATTATCCTCGTCGCAACGGGACCACTTATGGCTCTCAACCTAGACAACACTACAGCTTTAAGAGTTATAAGGGATACCTTGATCATCTTGATTGCCCTCGCTATCTCATCTACACTTAAGCTACGACGCCATGAATAACCGCATGACCTCTGTATGAGTGCACATCTTGTTTGAGCTGTCACCGCACCCTCAAGTGCATTCCAATCAAGCCCGCCATCCTCTGCAAGCTGAGAAAAAGATT
Coding sequences:
- the LOC131323323 gene encoding uncharacterized protein LOC131323323 isoform X2, with the protein product MVVMSCAHSACPAHTLALRARRGINPLRSISPVSVSVTHHHHDHPFVPEVEKAVDSLYSEFRAVDNLVARNTARVLRAFQNARVGSHHFGGSTGYGHEDAGGREALDQAFAEIFGAESAIVRSQFFSGTHAITCALFAFLRPGHELLAVAGAPYDTLEEVIGIRDSYGLGSLTDFGVKYREVPLAEDGGLDWNALEGAVTAQTRCALIQRSCGYSWRRSLSVDEIARAIKMIKNPNCVVMVDNCYGEFVETIEPPMVGADLIAGSLIKNPGGTIAPCGGYVAGKEKWVKAAAARLSAPGLGIDCGSTPGDVMRAYFQGLFLSPQMVGEAMKGGFLIAEVMASRGYKVQPLPRVPRHDTVQAVELGSRECLLAFCEAVQRSSPVGSFTKPIAGSTPGYASEVIFADGTFIDGSTSELSCDGPLREPYAVYCQGGTHWTQWALVLGDVLKSI
- the LOC131323323 gene encoding uncharacterized protein LOC131323323 isoform X1, translating into MVVMSCAHSACPAHTLALRARRGINPLRSISPVSVSVTHHHHDHPFVPEVEKAVDSLYSEFRAVDNLVARNTARVLRAFQNARVGSHHFGGSTGYGHEDAGGREALDQAFAEIFGAESAIVRSQFFSGTHAITCALFAFLRPGHELLAVAGAPYDTLEEVIGIRDSYGLGSLTDFGVKYREVPLAEDGGLDWNALEGAVTAQTRCALIQRSCGYSWRRSLSVDEIARAIKMIKMQNPNCVVMVDNCYGEFVETIEPPMVGADLIAGSLIKNPGGTIAPCGGYVAGKEKWVKAAAARLSAPGLGIDCGSTPGDVMRAYFQGLFLSPQMVGEAMKGGFLIAEVMASRGYKVQPLPRVPRHDTVQAVELGSRECLLAFCEAVQRSSPVGSFTKPIAGSTPGYASEVIFADGTFIDGSTSELSCDGPLREPYAVYCQGGTHWTQWALVLGDVLKSI